The following are encoded together in the Roseobacter denitrificans OCh 114 genome:
- a CDS encoding AsmA family protein → MKWVFRFFGLIFALVVLLVVTVFFLPADRLARIATEQLSATTGRDVAINGDVALTFWPVLGVSANDLEVGNAAWAEQGPMLQAANAAIGVDVMALLRGDIRITNVEAHSPTIRLEQRLDGRASWEFTNAEDTAQITTSTDASTDAPAAMADESRTISIERLSVTNATLVYDAEGSDLVTLAGVDLALDWPDPGGPAEISATVRPADVPVRIAAQIEGFGDFIAGETRGVNATVAVPSGELSLDGRASTAGAVAGAVSFSAGNTEAFLAALGLPGIALPPKLGAQIDMRTDLTLTPDRQLALRDLVLDLHGNRLTGAADVSLNGTPNVNVQLAAGDLDLRPVQTASGSSGSSVGQSGAEPASDGWSKSPIDASALASFNGDIALSANSIDLGQFKLGTTQTVLRNDNSRMVFELRQVSAYGGQVTGEFVVNNRSGLSVGGRMNVAGMQMQPLLKDAVEFDRLTGQGDVQLSFLGAGNSVHAIMNSLSGNGGLNIARGTIEGINLDQLLRGGASSGTTIFDDLSATWNIKDGVLRNDDLLLQLKNYSASGEGQIGLGKRTLNYTVTPIALRANSGNGVAIPVRFRGPWSDVSITPDLEAALDLNLDQERRDLEDRAKSEVSERLGIKQEEGKSTEDAIKDKVKDELLRKLFD, encoded by the coding sequence ATGAAATGGGTTTTTCGTTTTTTCGGGCTGATCTTTGCCCTTGTGGTTTTGCTGGTCGTGACGGTGTTTTTTCTGCCAGCGGACCGGCTGGCGCGCATCGCGACGGAGCAGCTGTCGGCGACCACGGGTCGGGATGTTGCAATCAACGGTGATGTGGCGCTGACCTTTTGGCCTGTTTTGGGCGTCAGCGCCAATGATCTGGAGGTCGGCAATGCAGCATGGGCCGAACAGGGGCCGATGCTGCAGGCGGCAAATGCTGCGATTGGCGTTGACGTTATGGCACTGCTGCGCGGTGACATCCGAATAACAAATGTCGAGGCACACAGCCCGACCATCCGGCTCGAACAGCGCCTTGACGGGCGGGCCAGCTGGGAATTTACGAACGCCGAAGACACCGCGCAGATCACAACATCGACCGATGCGAGCACCGATGCACCCGCCGCCATGGCAGATGAAAGCCGCACGATCAGCATCGAACGGCTGAGCGTTACAAATGCCACCTTGGTCTATGACGCCGAAGGCAGCGATCTGGTGACTTTGGCTGGTGTCGATCTGGCGCTTGATTGGCCGGACCCGGGCGGCCCTGCCGAAATCTCGGCCACAGTCCGGCCAGCGGACGTGCCGGTCCGCATCGCGGCGCAAATCGAGGGCTTTGGCGATTTCATCGCGGGAGAGACGCGCGGCGTCAATGCCACCGTGGCGGTGCCGTCGGGAGAATTGAGCCTCGACGGGCGTGCCAGCACAGCCGGGGCTGTCGCGGGCGCCGTCAGTTTCAGTGCCGGTAACACCGAAGCGTTTCTGGCCGCGCTTGGTCTTCCGGGTATTGCACTGCCGCCCAAACTCGGGGCGCAGATCGACATGCGCACGGACCTGACCCTGACGCCGGATCGGCAGTTGGCACTGCGTGATCTGGTCCTTGATCTGCATGGCAACCGGTTGACAGGTGCCGCCGATGTTTCCCTGAACGGCACCCCGAATGTGAATGTGCAATTGGCGGCGGGTGATCTTGATCTGCGCCCGGTGCAGACTGCCTCGGGTTCTTCGGGATCCTCTGTTGGGCAATCCGGTGCTGAACCGGCCTCTGACGGATGGTCGAAATCCCCGATTGATGCCAGCGCACTGGCCTCTTTTAACGGTGATATTGCCTTGAGCGCGAACAGCATTGATCTGGGGCAATTCAAGCTGGGCACGACGCAAACCGTATTGCGCAACGACAATTCGCGCATGGTGTTCGAACTGCGTCAGGTCAGCGCCTATGGCGGGCAGGTCACAGGTGAATTCGTGGTCAATAACCGCAGTGGCCTGTCGGTGGGCGGCCGGATGAATGTCGCGGGGATGCAGATGCAACCCCTGCTCAAGGATGCGGTTGAATTTGATCGGCTGACGGGTCAGGGCGATGTGCAACTGTCCTTTCTCGGGGCGGGCAATTCCGTGCACGCCATTATGAATTCGCTGTCTGGAAACGGCGGTTTGAACATCGCACGCGGCACGATTGAGGGGATCAACCTTGATCAACTGCTGCGCGGGGGTGCCTCCAGCGGCACAACGATTTTCGATGATCTGTCGGCCACATGGAACATCAAGGACGGGGTTTTGCGCAACGATGACCTGTTATTGCAGTTGAAAAACTACAGCGCCTCCGGCGAGGGTCAGATCGGGTTGGGCAAGCGCACACTCAATTACACGGTGACACCGATTGCCCTGCGCGCCAACTCCGGGAATGGCGTGGCCATTCCGGTGCGGTTTCGCGGACCATGGTCGGACGTGTCCATCACACCGGACCTTGAGGCGGCGCTTGATCTGAACCTTGATCAGGAGCGCAGAGACCTTGAGGATCGCGCCAAAAGCGAAGTGTCAGAGCGCCTTGGCATCAAGCAGGAGGAGGGAAAATCCACTGAAGATGCCATCAAGGACAAAGTCAAAGACGAATTGCTGCGCAAACTGTTCGACTAG
- a CDS encoding universal stress protein, protein MRKFLVVLDDSSECLNAMRFAAMRAARTGGGVQILSVIPPDEFNHWIGVGEVMREEARERIEVHFEVFAKWMRDRQGIDPELVIREGQAVDEIVAQIAEDTEIGVLVLGAGTGKKGPGPLVTQLTKNAGGLPIPITVVPGDLSKEKLEAIT, encoded by the coding sequence ATGCGCAAGTTTTTGGTGGTACTCGATGACAGCAGTGAATGTCTGAATGCGATGCGATTTGCCGCGATGCGCGCCGCACGCACAGGCGGTGGTGTTCAGATTCTGTCGGTCATTCCCCCGGATGAGTTCAACCACTGGATCGGTGTCGGCGAAGTCATGCGCGAAGAAGCGCGCGAACGTATCGAAGTGCATTTTGAGGTCTTCGCGAAATGGATGCGGGACCGGCAGGGCATTGATCCTGAACTGGTGATCCGTGAGGGGCAGGCCGTTGATGAAATCGTGGCACAGATCGCAGAAGACACTGAGATTGGCGTTTTGGTTCTGGGTGCCGGCACAGGCAAGAAAGGTCCCGGCCCGCTGGTTACACAGCTGACCAAGAATGCCGGGGGCCTGCCCATTCCAATCACGGTCGTGCCGGGCGATCTGAGCAAAGAGAAACTCGAAGCAATCACCTGA
- a CDS encoding GNAT family N-acetyltransferase — MTPSVLAQLHKVAFAPERGWRADEFDTLCASPHVDLFTQNNGFALTRTVAGETELLTLAVHPEYRRRGIADALLKTWLVSVEADAAFLDVAADNEAAHALYVKHGFAVTGRRTAYYARADGANADALLMRRELTRRKGAESPA; from the coding sequence ATGACGCCCTCGGTCCTCGCGCAGCTTCACAAGGTGGCTTTCGCCCCGGAGCGCGGGTGGAGGGCTGATGAGTTCGACACCCTCTGCGCATCCCCGCATGTCGATCTTTTTACACAGAACAACGGGTTTGCCCTGACGCGCACCGTCGCGGGGGAAACGGAACTCCTGACCCTCGCGGTCCATCCTGAATACCGTCGGCGCGGGATCGCTGATGCCCTGCTGAAAACATGGCTCGTTTCGGTTGAGGCGGACGCGGCATTTCTGGACGTCGCAGCAGATAATGAAGCCGCACACGCCCTTTACGTCAAACATGGATTCGCCGTCACCGGGCGGCGCACAGCCTATTACGCGCGCGCAGATGGCGCCAATGCGGACGCGCTGCTCATGAGACGCGAATTGACCCGTCGTAAGGGGGCTGAATCACCGGCCTGA
- a CDS encoding BLUF domain-containing protein, with translation MALQQLIYASRPFGYDSSVLAGILSKARVSNKQNDITGSLICRSDIYLQLIEGPSEKIDTLFEKIRRDDRHVEVTVLSRAQPQDRLFPEWDMKHDPAHSWLWSPDEIHDGILQTVSADQVRAVFIRSSEAS, from the coding sequence ATGGCGCTGCAACAACTCATCTATGCGTCGCGGCCCTTCGGATATGATTCATCCGTCTTGGCGGGCATTCTGTCCAAAGCGCGTGTCAGCAACAAGCAGAACGACATCACCGGATCGCTGATCTGCCGGTCCGATATCTATCTGCAACTCATTGAGGGTCCGTCAGAAAAAATCGACACACTGTTCGAAAAGATACGCAGGGATGATCGCCACGTTGAGGTCACCGTCTTGTCACGCGCGCAGCCACAAGACCGGCTGTTCCCGGAGTGGGACATGAAACATGATCCGGCGCATTCGTGGCTTTGGTCGCCGGATGAAATCCACGATGGCATCCTGCAGACCGTTTCCGCAGATCAGGTGAGGGCGGTATTTATCCGCTCATCCGAGGCGTCATAA
- the rimO gene encoding 30S ribosomal protein S12 methylthiotransferase RimO codes for MSTNPPDLRPDLAPKARLTQPDRPGQPTIGMVSLGCPKALVDSERILTRLRAEGYGISPDYDGADAVIVNTCGFLDSAKAESLSAIGEALNENGRVIVTGCLGAEPEYITGAHPKVLAVTGPQQYEQVLDAVHAAVPPSPDPFVDLLPATAVSLTPRHFSYLKISEGCNHKCKFCIIPDMRGRLASRPAHAVMREAEKLVDNGVRELLVISQDTSAFGVDIKHAEERGHRAHITDLARDLGSLGAWVRLHYVYPYPHVRQLIPLMADGLVLPYLDIPFQHAHPDVLRRMARPAAAAKTLDEIAAWRAICPDLTLRSTFIVGYPGETEEEFQTLLDWLDEAQLDRVGCFQYENVAGARSNALPDHVPEDVKQDRWNRFMAKSQDISEAKLAAKVAQRLEVIVDEVDADAATCRTKADAPEIDGNLFIDDGHDGLKPGDIVTVEVDEAGEYDLWGRLAPSA; via the coding sequence ATGAGCACAAACCCACCAGACCTGCGCCCCGATCTTGCGCCCAAAGCCCGGCTGACGCAACCGGACCGTCCCGGACAGCCGACAATCGGCATGGTCAGCCTCGGCTGCCCCAAAGCACTTGTCGACAGTGAACGCATTTTGACGCGATTGCGCGCGGAAGGCTACGGCATATCACCGGATTATGATGGGGCGGATGCGGTCATCGTGAATACCTGCGGATTTCTGGACAGCGCCAAGGCGGAATCGCTTTCTGCCATCGGGGAAGCGCTAAATGAGAACGGCCGGGTGATCGTCACGGGCTGTCTGGGCGCTGAGCCCGAGTACATCACAGGGGCGCACCCAAAGGTGCTGGCAGTGACCGGCCCGCAACAATACGAACAGGTGCTGGATGCGGTGCATGCCGCCGTGCCGCCCAGCCCGGACCCTTTTGTTGATCTCTTGCCTGCAACGGCGGTCAGCCTGACACCGCGCCATTTCAGCTATCTGAAGATTTCCGAGGGCTGCAATCACAAGTGCAAATTCTGCATCATCCCTGACATGCGCGGGCGTCTGGCCAGCCGTCCGGCCCATGCGGTGATGCGGGAAGCGGAAAAGCTGGTCGACAACGGCGTCAGGGAACTGCTGGTCATCAGTCAGGACACATCGGCCTTTGGCGTGGACATCAAACACGCCGAGGAGCGCGGGCACCGCGCCCACATCACCGACCTTGCACGCGACCTCGGATCGCTGGGGGCATGGGTTCGGCTGCATTACGTCTATCCCTACCCCCATGTGCGCCAGTTGATCCCGCTGATGGCGGACGGTTTGGTGCTGCCCTATCTGGACATCCCCTTTCAGCACGCTCATCCGGATGTGTTGCGCCGCATGGCACGCCCTGCCGCTGCTGCAAAAACGCTGGATGAAATCGCGGCTTGGCGCGCGATTTGTCCGGACCTGACGCTGCGCTCGACCTTTATCGTGGGCTATCCCGGCGAAACGGAGGAAGAGTTTCAGACCCTTCTTGACTGGCTGGACGAAGCGCAACTGGACCGGGTCGGGTGCTTTCAATATGAAAACGTCGCCGGTGCACGCTCAAACGCGCTGCCGGATCATGTGCCCGAGGACGTGAAGCAGGACCGCTGGAACCGGTTCATGGCCAAGTCGCAGGACATCTCTGAAGCGAAACTCGCCGCGAAAGTCGCTCAGCGCCTTGAGGTGATCGTGGATGAGGTGGACGCTGATGCCGCCACCTGCCGCACCAAAGCCGATGCGCCGGAAATCGACGGCAACCTGTTCATTGATGACGGCCACGATGGCTTGAAACCGGGCGACATCGTCACGGTCGAGGTCGATGAGGCAGGTGAATACGACCTGTGGGGACGCCTTGCGCCATCGGCGTAA
- a CDS encoding thiol-disulfide oxidoreductase DCC family protein: MSETDDNKTAVLYNAACPVCSYEINHYAQYSRNKALPIAFDDLNDRDRLAAWGIDPDTAARKLHVMKDGEVFAGIPAFIVLWQDMPRYRWLARLVGLPGVHWLACVAYDHMLAPLIYRWYMRRLRRGTA, translated from the coding sequence ATGAGCGAGACCGACGACAATAAAACCGCCGTGCTGTACAACGCGGCCTGCCCCGTGTGCAGCTATGAGATCAACCATTATGCGCAGTATAGCCGGAACAAGGCTCTGCCGATCGCGTTTGATGACCTGAATGACCGCGACCGGCTCGCCGCATGGGGGATCGACCCCGACACCGCCGCGCGCAAACTCCACGTGATGAAAGACGGTGAGGTTTTCGCAGGCATCCCTGCATTCATCGTTCTGTGGCAGGATATGCCACGATACCGCTGGCTGGCGCGACTGGTTGGCCTGCCCGGCGTGCATTGGCTGGCCTGTGTCGCGTATGACCATATGCTCGCCCCGCTGATTTACCGCTGGTACATGCGGCGGCTCAGGCGCGGGACGGCGTGA
- a CDS encoding CDGSH iron-sulfur domain-containing protein has product MSDTPKIAQTAPYPVDVIAGKSYFWCTCGQSSKQPFCDGSHKDTGFAPMKYEAEEDRKVFFCGCKATSKAPMCDGSHSKL; this is encoded by the coding sequence ATGTCCGACACGCCCAAAATCGCCCAGACCGCCCCCTACCCGGTCGACGTCATTGCCGGTAAATCATATTTCTGGTGCACCTGCGGTCAGTCGTCCAAACAGCCATTTTGTGACGGCTCGCACAAGGACACGGGCTTTGCGCCAATGAAATACGAAGCCGAAGAAGACCGTAAGGTGTTTTTCTGCGGCTGCAAAGCGACCAGCAAGGCCCCCATGTGCGACGGCTCACACAGCAAACTGTGA
- a CDS encoding branched-chain amino acid aminotransferase has translation MATGTNISTWFDGRWHRDDVMIMRAADHGSWLGSSVFDGARYFNGKTPDLLAHCKRVNRSARALMLNPTVTAEAMVEIIREGLKTYGPQDAVYIRPMYWGIEGDVTAIVPDPDQVGFAISLEEIPMAPADTAVSLGRTSFRRPVLESSVVNAKAGCLYPNNARMLNEVRRRGFGNALVADAMGNVAESATANVFMVKDGEVFTPIPNGTFLAGITRARHMSNMQRDGITVHEKVLSFADFEQADEVFLTGNMSKITAVKAFEDTSYQMGPVTRRLREMYWDWAASERL, from the coding sequence ATGGCGACCGGAACGAATATTTCAACGTGGTTTGACGGGCGCTGGCACCGGGATGACGTGATGATCATGCGCGCGGCGGACCACGGCAGCTGGCTGGGCAGCAGCGTGTTTGACGGTGCGCGGTATTTCAACGGGAAAACCCCTGATCTGCTGGCCCATTGCAAAAGGGTGAACCGTTCTGCCCGCGCCTTGATGCTGAACCCGACGGTCACGGCAGAAGCCATGGTCGAGATCATCCGCGAGGGTCTTAAAACCTATGGCCCGCAGGATGCGGTTTACATAAGGCCCATGTATTGGGGGATCGAGGGCGATGTCACAGCGATCGTGCCTGACCCTGATCAGGTCGGTTTTGCCATCTCGCTTGAGGAAATCCCGATGGCCCCGGCGGATACGGCCGTGAGCCTCGGGCGCACCAGTTTCAGGCGGCCCGTGCTGGAAAGCAGCGTCGTCAACGCGAAAGCAGGGTGCCTTTATCCAAACAATGCGCGCATGCTCAATGAAGTGCGTCGCCGGGGCTTTGGCAATGCACTCGTCGCGGATGCCATGGGCAATGTCGCGGAATCAGCGACGGCCAATGTCTTCATGGTCAAGGATGGCGAAGTGTTCACACCGATTCCGAACGGCACATTTCTGGCCGGGATCACGCGCGCGCGGCATATGTCCAATATGCAGCGCGACGGGATTACAGTGCATGAAAAGGTGCTCAGCTTTGCTGATTTCGAGCAAGCGGATGAAGTGTTTCTGACCGGGAACATGTCCAAGATCACCGCCGTCAAGGCGTTTGAGGACACATCCTATCAGATGGGTCCGGTGACCCGGCGACTGCGCGAGATGTATTGGGACTGGGCCGCGTCAGAGCGCTTATGA
- the tsaB gene encoding tRNA (adenosine(37)-N6)-threonylcarbamoyltransferase complex dimerization subunit type 1 TsaB — MTSAPVVLAFDTASACCAVAVIRGDHLLATRVEPMTKGQAERLLVICEELLAEAGISLPEVDVIGVGTGPGNFTGIRISVSAARGLALGLGVPAVGVTAFDALGYGQTPPFACAIDARRDHVYFQSTAKDGSARDAALFHHAECPTHEGPLIGAGGDAAAVPTAVAIAHIAAKRRNETPERPAPFYIRPADAAPAKDAPPMILT, encoded by the coding sequence GTGACAAGCGCGCCCGTTGTCCTCGCCTTTGATACCGCGTCGGCGTGCTGCGCTGTGGCTGTGATCCGCGGTGATCACTTGCTCGCCACACGGGTTGAACCGATGACCAAGGGACAGGCGGAACGCCTGCTTGTGATCTGTGAGGAGCTTCTCGCCGAAGCCGGCATTTCGCTGCCCGAGGTCGATGTGATCGGCGTGGGCACCGGCCCCGGAAATTTCACAGGAATTCGCATATCGGTATCTGCGGCGCGCGGGCTGGCGCTGGGGCTTGGGGTGCCGGCCGTGGGCGTGACGGCGTTCGACGCCTTGGGATACGGGCAAACACCCCCTTTTGCCTGCGCCATCGACGCGCGGCGCGACCATGTGTATTTTCAAAGCACCGCAAAGGATGGCAGCGCGCGTGATGCCGCCCTCTTCCATCATGCGGAATGTCCGACCCACGAGGGCCCGCTGATCGGCGCGGGTGGCGATGCGGCCGCGGTGCCCACGGCGGTGGCTATCGCGCATATTGCAGCCAAGCGACGCAATGAAACGCCTGAGCGCCCCGCACCCTTCTACATCAGGCCCGCGGATGCGGCACCTGCAAAAGACGCCCCCCCCATGATCCTGACATGA
- a CDS encoding M48 family metallopeptidase, producing MRKIGLFAVIALVCAGCTVSTQPGPSAPPAQTPARTDPLPASDTMRNFRNVVRTVEPVAERECRARTSRVNCDFKILVDERPDQPPNAFQTIDQSGRPIIAFTVQLIADARNQDELAFVLGHEAAHHISGHIGRQQQNAVAGAVIAGSLAVLLGGDATAVEVAQQRGAQVGARTYSKDFELEADALGTVIASRAGYDPVRGAEFFTRIPDPGNKFLGTHPPNAQRIATVRRVAAGL from the coding sequence ATGCGCAAGATTGGTTTATTTGCCGTTATCGCGCTGGTGTGTGCCGGGTGCACCGTCTCGACCCAGCCCGGCCCGTCTGCCCCACCGGCGCAGACGCCGGCCCGCACGGATCCTCTGCCCGCATCCGATACGATGCGCAACTTCAGGAACGTGGTGCGAACCGTTGAACCGGTTGCCGAGCGCGAATGCCGGGCCCGGACGTCACGGGTGAACTGTGATTTCAAAATTCTGGTAGATGAACGCCCGGATCAACCGCCCAATGCGTTTCAGACCATTGATCAGTCAGGCCGCCCGATTATCGCCTTTACGGTGCAGTTGATCGCCGATGCGCGCAATCAGGATGAGCTGGCTTTTGTGCTCGGCCATGAAGCCGCGCACCATATTTCGGGCCATATCGGACGCCAGCAACAAAACGCCGTGGCAGGTGCCGTGATCGCGGGCAGCCTTGCGGTCTTGCTGGGCGGGGATGCCACCGCTGTGGAAGTTGCGCAGCAACGCGGCGCGCAGGTTGGCGCGCGCACTTATTCCAAGGATTTCGAACTGGAGGCGGATGCGCTTGGCACGGTGATTGCATCTCGCGCGGGCTATGATCCGGTGCGGGGTGCTGAGTTTTTTACGCGCATCCCCGATCCGGGCAACAAGTTTCTTGGCACCCATCCGCCCAATGCGCAGCGCATCGCCACCGTCAGACGGGTCGCTGCCGGTCTGTGA
- a CDS encoding BMP family lipoprotein: protein MTLMQKFLGATAAMTLSAGAALAEPALIFDLGGKFDKSFNEAAFGGATRWAEETGQTFREIELQSEAQREQALRRFAEAGSNPIVMAGFAFGDALGQVAADYPDTSFVIIDMVVDAPNVRSVVFNEHEGSYLVGMMAAQASKSGTVGFIGGMDIPLIRKFACGYAQGVKAVNPDATVIANMTGTTPAAWNDPVKGSELTKAQINQGADVVYAAAGGTGVGVLQTAADEGILSIGVDSNQNHLHPGKVLTSMMKRVDNAVFEAFTDGPGLETGFQVMGLANGGVGYAMDENNASLVTEEMQASVDAASAQIAAGEVTVHDYMSDDSCPVLSF from the coding sequence ATGACCCTCATGCAAAAATTTCTTGGCGCAACGGCAGCCATGACCTTGTCGGCGGGTGCCGCACTGGCGGAACCTGCGCTGATTTTCGACCTCGGCGGTAAATTCGACAAATCCTTCAACGAAGCGGCCTTTGGCGGCGCAACCCGCTGGGCCGAAGAAACCGGGCAGACGTTCCGCGAAATCGAGCTGCAATCCGAAGCACAGCGCGAACAGGCCCTGCGCCGCTTTGCAGAAGCGGGTTCAAACCCCATTGTGATGGCCGGTTTTGCCTTTGGGGATGCTTTGGGACAGGTCGCGGCGGATTATCCTGACACCAGCTTCGTGATCATCGACATGGTTGTGGATGCGCCCAACGTCCGCTCCGTTGTGTTCAACGAACATGAAGGGTCCTATCTGGTCGGCATGATGGCCGCGCAGGCGTCCAAATCAGGTACCGTCGGCTTCATCGGCGGCATGGATATCCCCCTGATCCGCAAGTTTGCATGTGGCTACGCGCAAGGGGTCAAGGCGGTCAACCCGGATGCGACCGTGATCGCCAATATGACGGGAACGACGCCTGCCGCGTGGAATGATCCCGTGAAAGGGTCGGAATTGACCAAGGCGCAGATCAACCAAGGCGCGGATGTGGTCTATGCGGCTGCGGGCGGCACGGGCGTCGGCGTTTTGCAAACCGCAGCGGATGAGGGCATTCTGTCCATCGGCGTGGACAGCAACCAAAACCACCTGCATCCGGGCAAGGTCCTGACATCCATGATGAAACGCGTGGACAATGCCGTGTTCGAAGCCTTTACCGACGGGCCGGGGCTGGAGACTGGTTTTCAGGTCATGGGGCTGGCCAATGGCGGTGTCGGCTATGCGATGGACGAAAACAACGCCTCGTTGGTGACCGAAGAGATGCAGGCCAGCGTGGACGCAGCCTCGGCTCAGATTGCAGCTGGCGAAGTGACGGTCCATGACTATATGTCCGACGACAGTTGCCCGGTACTGAGCTTCTGA
- the kdsA gene encoding 3-deoxy-8-phosphooctulonate synthase, which translates to MTHVPVGDLVIGNDRPLTVIAGPCQLESADHAQMIAGRMKEACDKAGAQYVFKASYDKANRTSLSGIRGPGMDEGLKILQSVGQAIDVPVLTDVHNEGQCAPAAQAVDILQIPAFLCRQTDMLLAAGQTGAAVNVKKGQFLAPWEMSNITTKIESTGNTRILLTERGTSFGYNTLVADMRALPQMAQTGYPVVMDATHSVQQPGGKGGSSGGQREFAPVMARAAVAIGVAAVFIETHENPDASPSDGPNMIYLDQMPDLIETLMQFDALAKARPVVI; encoded by the coding sequence ATGACACATGTTCCCGTCGGCGATCTTGTGATCGGTAACGACCGCCCCCTGACCGTGATCGCAGGCCCTTGCCAGTTGGAAAGCGCGGATCACGCCCAGATGATCGCAGGCCGCATGAAAGAGGCCTGCGACAAGGCCGGCGCGCAATATGTGTTCAAGGCCTCATACGACAAGGCAAACCGGACGTCACTGTCCGGCATTCGCGGCCCCGGCATGGATGAGGGCCTCAAGATCTTGCAATCGGTGGGACAGGCAATTGATGTGCCCGTCCTGACCGATGTGCACAATGAGGGACAATGCGCGCCAGCCGCCCAAGCCGTCGATATCTTGCAAATCCCGGCGTTTTTGTGCCGCCAGACCGATATGCTGCTGGCGGCGGGTCAAACCGGGGCTGCGGTCAACGTCAAAAAGGGACAGTTTCTGGCCCCCTGGGAGATGTCGAACATCACGACCAAGATCGAAAGCACCGGCAACACCCGTATCTTGCTGACCGAGCGTGGGACGTCCTTTGGCTATAACACGCTGGTGGCTGACATGCGCGCCCTGCCCCAGATGGCGCAAACCGGCTATCCGGTGGTGATGGATGCGACACATTCGGTGCAGCAACCGGGCGGCAAGGGTGGATCATCGGGCGGTCAGCGCGAATTTGCACCCGTGATGGCGCGGGCGGCGGTCGCCATTGGTGTTGCCGCCGTCTTCATTGAAACGCATGAAAACCCGGACGCCTCGCCCTCGGACGGGCCCAATATGATATACCTCGACCAGATGCCGGACCTGATCGAGACGTTGATGCAATTTGATGCGCTGGCCAAGGCCAGACCGGTCGTGATCTAA
- a CDS encoding NifU family protein, which yields MFIQTESTPNPATLKFLPGQTVLEMGTADFPSAETADKSPLAERVFAVEGVTGVFFGTDFVTVTKADNVDWDHIKPALLGAIMEHFQSGQPVMAGDHTPTSGHAEHTGDDGVIVNQIKELLDTRVRPAVAQDGGDITFHGFERGVVYLHMQGACAGCPSSTLTLKMGIENLLRHYIPEVTEVRPVAT from the coding sequence ATGTTTATCCAGACCGAATCCACGCCGAACCCTGCGACGCTCAAGTTTCTGCCGGGTCAGACCGTTCTTGAAATGGGGACCGCCGATTTTCCCAGTGCGGAGACAGCGGATAAATCCCCGCTGGCCGAACGCGTCTTTGCGGTTGAGGGCGTGACCGGTGTGTTTTTCGGGACCGACTTTGTCACCGTGACCAAGGCGGATAATGTGGATTGGGACCATATCAAACCTGCCCTGCTTGGCGCGATCATGGAGCATTTCCAATCCGGCCAACCTGTCATGGCCGGCGATCACACACCGACCTCCGGCCATGCCGAGCACACAGGGGATGACGGTGTAATCGTCAACCAGATCAAGGAGTTGCTGGACACCCGTGTACGCCCTGCTGTTGCGCAGGATGGTGGTGACATCACCTTTCACGGGTTCGAACGGGGCGTCGTTTATCTGCATATGCAGGGTGCCTGCGCCGGTTGTCCGTCCTCTACGCTGACGCTGAAGATGGGGATCGAAAACCTGCTGCGTCACTATATCCCCGAAGTGACCGAGGTGCGCCCGGTCGCTACCTGA